A genomic region of Methanosarcina thermophila TM-1 contains the following coding sequences:
- a CDS encoding right-handed parallel beta-helix repeat-containing protein, with translation MNGKALSHRWQNRKKTGIYLAILIFLVSMGTTALSTTSPNKTVYVATDGSGDFNCDGSDDQVEINKALACVAENPQLTTVHLKGPSTYIISDSILIGNDTILEGDPTAIIKLKDNADWPRNKPLITQMDKAGSHNITIRGFEINGNHNKNLDKKRGEGYHNLIHFLNSSNIQVHSMYMHNGHGDGLKVERSSNIQFYDNRVYKLGHDGLYAIECQNVEAWNNAITCRTNSALRIWNSNHVKLHDNLINSFYHWSAGGPGIQIQKTTGVMNDIEVYNNTIHNTYGPGIWLLGYGNFYPREEAQDVYIHHNIFYSTGTNPSIDWVGGIVASGFYNTRIENNVFDGVYHAAVIHMYPTGYSIDLSPKGTGYTTIVRNNIIVNTLPRKKEPSGTGYGVINYLPGTHTFVLENNCLYNNKAGNYKNCTSTTDIYADPLFANQKDHDYHLKSTGGRWNGKTWVKDLVSSPCIDAGYLGSDYSKEPGNNGGRINIGRYGNTEYASISGDIPGYVVWWNQIFSPQWKNLRFLLRTIFYSSSI, from the coding sequence ATGAACGGAAAAGCTCTGAGCCATAGATGGCAAAACAGGAAAAAAACCGGGATCTATCTTGCAATTTTAATTTTTTTGGTTTCAATGGGAACAACCGCCCTTTCCACGACATCGCCCAATAAAACTGTTTATGTTGCTACCGATGGAAGTGGGGATTTCAACTGCGATGGAAGTGACGACCAGGTAGAAATAAATAAAGCTCTTGCATGTGTTGCAGAAAACCCTCAACTCACAACCGTTCATCTGAAGGGTCCTAGTACATATATTATCTCAGACAGTATTCTAATTGGAAATGACACCATTCTGGAAGGAGACCCTACAGCCATAATTAAACTTAAAGATAATGCTGACTGGCCAAGGAATAAGCCCCTGATTACACAGATGGACAAAGCAGGAAGCCACAACATCACCATAAGAGGATTTGAAATCAACGGAAACCATAACAAAAATCTAGACAAAAAGAGAGGAGAGGGATATCACAATCTCATCCATTTCTTGAATTCCAGCAACATTCAGGTTCACTCCATGTATATGCATAACGGGCATGGAGATGGACTGAAGGTAGAAAGAAGTTCGAATATACAGTTTTACGATAACCGGGTTTATAAACTGGGGCATGATGGGCTTTATGCCATTGAATGTCAGAATGTAGAAGCCTGGAATAACGCAATAACCTGCAGAACTAACAGTGCCCTTAGAATCTGGAACTCAAACCATGTAAAGCTCCATGACAATCTAATTAATTCTTTTTATCACTGGAGTGCAGGAGGACCTGGAATCCAGATTCAGAAAACAACAGGTGTGATGAATGATATAGAGGTGTACAATAATACTATCCATAATACCTATGGTCCCGGAATCTGGCTGTTAGGCTATGGCAATTTTTATCCCAGGGAAGAAGCACAGGATGTGTACATTCATCACAATATATTTTACAGCACAGGTACAAACCCAAGTATAGATTGGGTAGGTGGTATAGTAGCGAGTGGTTTTTATAATACTCGCATTGAAAATAATGTGTTTGATGGCGTATATCATGCTGCAGTTATCCATATGTATCCTACAGGTTATTCTATTGATCTTTCACCCAAGGGCACAGGATACACAACAATTGTCCGCAATAATATTATTGTAAATACCCTGCCACGCAAAAAAGAACCTAGCGGAACAGGGTACGGAGTTATTAATTATCTGCCCGGAACACATACTTTTGTGCTGGAAAATAACTGTCTTTACAATAATAAAGCAGGCAACTATAAAAACTGCACATCGACAACTGATATTTATGCTGATCCTCTCTTTGCAAATCAGAAAGATCACGATTACCACTTGAAATCAACAGGTGGAAGATGGAACGGAAAAACCTGGGTAAAAGATCTTGTAAGTTCTCCCTGCATTGATGCCGGCTATCTGGGTTCTGACTATTCAAAGGAGCCCGGGAATAATGGAGGGAGGATCAACATAGGCAGGTATGGAAATACCGAATATGCTTCTATTTCAGGCGATATTCCTGGATATGTTGTATGGTGGAACCAGATATTTTCACCACAATGGAAGAATTTAAGGTTCCTGTTGAGAACTATTTTTTATTCTTCTTCAATATAA
- a CDS encoding polysaccharide deacetylase family protein yields the protein MEGTFSVTVDIEDWYHIPSVCSSPYAVYRSVNEFFDKWKGQYDFLTEPTKRTLNMLEEFNITATFFVVADTIEHYPGLIESIAEKGHEIACHGLHHACKIDPETKKPLMSAEEFEQKTLLAKRNLEKISGEKVIGYRAPNALVGGWMLDSLERIGFKYDSSVSVNSLYNKTDSSLKTVSSYPYYPVERGLEAGDERNFIEFPWAYYQNLLKIPASGGPVLRFLGAPLVLNGLIQSLKRGHTIFYFHPLDISCAKFPSIGNNRPFYWCVKGKLVERRIRHILKSLRSIKKLCLRDYPGIS from the coding sequence ATGGAGGGTACTTTTTCGGTTACAGTGGATATTGAGGATTGGTATCATATTCCTTCAGTTTGCAGTTCTCCTTATGCTGTTTACAGGAGTGTAAATGAGTTTTTTGATAAATGGAAAGGTCAATATGATTTCCTGACTGAACCTACAAAAAGGACTCTGAATATGCTCGAAGAATTCAATATAACTGCTACTTTCTTTGTAGTTGCAGATACTATAGAGCACTATCCTGGACTTATAGAGTCAATTGCTGAGAAAGGACATGAAATTGCATGTCATGGACTGCATCACGCCTGCAAAATCGATCCTGAAACAAAGAAGCCACTAATGAGTGCCGAGGAGTTTGAACAGAAAACCTTACTTGCAAAAAGAAATCTGGAAAAAATCAGTGGGGAAAAAGTAATAGGCTACAGGGCACCAAACGCCCTTGTAGGTGGCTGGATGTTGGATTCACTGGAACGCATCGGGTTCAAATATGACTCATCGGTATCCGTAAATTCTCTTTATAATAAAACCGATTCATCCCTTAAGACAGTCTCTTCTTATCCTTACTATCCTGTAGAACGCGGACTTGAAGCAGGCGATGAAAGAAACTTTATTGAGTTCCCCTGGGCTTATTATCAGAATTTACTGAAAATTCCGGCATCTGGAGGTCCGGTACTCCGTTTCCTGGGTGCTCCTCTAGTATTGAATGGGCTTATTCAGAGCTTGAAAAGAGGTCATACTATCTTCTATTTCCACCCACTTGACATTTCCTGTGCTAAATTCCCTTCAATAGGTAATAACAGGCCATTTTACTGGTGCGTGAAAGGAAAACTTGTAGAACGTAGAATTCGTCACATTTTGAAAAGTTTGAGAAGTATCAAAAAGTTGTGCTTAAGGGACTATCCAGGAATAAGCTAG